From the Halomonas meridiana genome, one window contains:
- a CDS encoding DNA topoisomerase III produces MRLIIAEKPSLARAIADALPGGGKRQESAIVCGDTTVTWCLGHLLEQAPPEAYDPADKQWRLDRLPIVPGTWQLAPRPKARGQLAVIRKLIKQATSVVHAGDPDREGQLLVQEVIEHLKYRGPVQRLLISDLNRPAVSRALASLRSNAEFQPLFQAAQARSRADWLYGINLTRAWTLTGRQAGHDGVLSVGRVQTPVLGLIVRRDNSIRDFKPYPFYPLWVDLQVAQGQLRAWWAPKAHQPLDEQGRLTDRTPADALAAQLPGVHGTLTQLEQQEKRQAPPLPYSLSALQVDAARRFGLSAQMVLDICQRLYEQHKLITYPRSDCRYLPEEHLALAQRSLSGACQNDDTLRGWLQGADFTLRSKAWNDKQVGAHHALAPTGKPADLSQLSATEGHVFRLIVRNVMAQFYRPLRTFEVKAEFTLLNEAFRARGQSILDPGWKPLFTTREDTPPLPPLTQGEACQALGAGVEEKETRPPEPFTDASLIKAMMNIGRYVEDPEVRRTLRDTDGLGTEATRAGIIETLVQRGYLVRQQKALRATKLGCALIAALPSAVSTPERTALWEQRLRAISEQQDDPNAFQHALLEDLRALLGQSDAAKLRHSLQTAQGEAGAPAKRSGASKKSYTRRKSTSGKTTTGSRSSTAGKRRTKKTTV; encoded by the coding sequence ATGCGCTTGATTATCGCCGAGAAACCCAGCCTCGCCCGCGCCATTGCTGACGCCCTGCCCGGTGGCGGCAAGCGCCAGGAAAGCGCGATTGTGTGCGGCGATACCACGGTGACTTGGTGCCTGGGCCACCTGCTGGAGCAAGCTCCACCGGAAGCCTACGACCCCGCCGATAAACAGTGGCGCCTCGACCGGCTGCCCATCGTGCCCGGCACATGGCAACTCGCCCCGCGCCCTAAAGCCCGTGGCCAGCTCGCGGTGATTCGCAAATTGATCAAACAGGCGACCAGCGTGGTGCACGCTGGCGACCCGGACCGCGAAGGCCAACTGCTGGTGCAAGAGGTGATCGAGCATTTGAAATACCGTGGCCCAGTGCAGCGGCTCTTGATCAGCGACCTCAACCGGCCAGCGGTCAGCCGCGCGCTGGCTAGCCTGCGGTCGAATGCTGAGTTTCAGCCGCTGTTTCAGGCCGCCCAGGCGCGCTCCCGGGCCGATTGGCTATACGGTATCAACCTGACGCGCGCTTGGACGCTCACCGGCCGCCAGGCCGGGCACGATGGCGTGCTCTCGGTGGGTCGGGTACAAACCCCGGTGCTGGGGCTAATCGTCCGGCGAGACAACAGTATCCGTGATTTCAAACCCTACCCGTTCTACCCGCTTTGGGTAGACCTACAGGTAGCGCAGGGGCAACTGCGCGCGTGGTGGGCACCGAAAGCCCATCAACCGCTGGATGAGCAAGGGCGACTGACGGACCGCACGCCCGCCGATGCCCTGGCCGCTCAGCTCCCCGGCGTGCACGGCACGCTCACCCAACTAGAACAACAAGAAAAGCGACAAGCGCCACCGCTGCCCTACTCGCTCTCAGCCCTGCAGGTAGACGCCGCCCGCCGCTTTGGGCTTTCTGCGCAGATGGTGCTGGATATCTGCCAGCGGCTATACGAACAGCACAAGCTGATTACCTACCCTCGCTCCGACTGCCGCTACCTGCCCGAAGAGCACCTGGCGCTTGCCCAACGCAGCCTCTCCGGTGCCTGCCAGAATGACGACACGCTACGAGGATGGCTTCAAGGGGCCGACTTTACCCTGCGCTCGAAAGCCTGGAACGACAAGCAGGTGGGCGCGCACCACGCCTTAGCACCGACCGGCAAGCCCGCCGATCTCAGCCAGCTTTCCGCCACCGAAGGCCATGTGTTTCGGCTGATCGTGCGCAACGTCATGGCGCAGTTCTACCGCCCGCTGCGCACCTTCGAAGTGAAAGCCGAGTTCACCCTGCTGAACGAAGCCTTCCGCGCGCGCGGCCAAAGCATCCTCGATCCTGGCTGGAAGCCGCTGTTCACCACCCGCGAAGACACCCCGCCGCTGCCGCCACTCACCCAAGGCGAGGCCTGCCAGGCCCTTGGCGCAGGCGTGGAGGAAAAAGAGACCCGGCCACCAGAACCGTTCACCGATGCCAGCCTGATCAAAGCGATGATGAACATTGGTCGCTACGTGGAGGACCCAGAGGTGCGCCGCACACTGCGCGACACCGATGGCCTGGGCACCGAAGCCACCCGCGCAGGCATCATTGAAACCCTGGTGCAACGCGGCTACCTGGTGCGCCAGCAAAAAGCGCTACGCGCCACCAAACTCGGCTGCGCGCTGATCGCCGCCCTGCCCAGCGCCGTCAGCACACCGGAACGCACCGCCCTTTGGGAGCAACGCCTGCGAGCGATCTCTGAGCAGCAAGACGACCCCAACGCCTTCCAGCACGCGCTGCTGGAAGACTTACGCGCCCTGCTCGGCCAAAGCGACGCGGCTAAATTGCGCCACAGCCTACAAACCGCCCAAGGCGAAGCTGGTGCCCCTGCCAAACGCAGCGGCGCCTCTAAGAAAAGCTATACGCGGCGTAAAAGTACGAGCGGTAAGACAACCACGGGAAGCCGCAGCAGTACGGCGGGGAAGCGGCGAACTAAGAAAACAACGGTCTAG
- the ccoM gene encoding cytochrome c oxidase subunit CcoM — MYWDEAVIFGLATVALVIAFMVGWVGFVIRDHLRKGERKKS; from the coding sequence ATGTACTGGGACGAGGCTGTTATTTTCGGCTTGGCCACTGTCGCTTTAGTGATCGCTTTTATGGTGGGTTGGGTAGGTTTCGTGATTCGCGATCATTTGCGCAAAGGCGAACGTAAAAAGTCGTGA
- a CDS encoding peptidylprolyl isomerase, translated as MSITAHQVVTLHYVLSDVLSDGSTRVLDDSQARQQPLEYLHGHDNILPGLERDLAGKTAGDELRVTLAPADAYGVRNEDLVQEVSRASFGGAAIEPGSRFQTEGEAGPQIVTVLAIDGDNVTVDTNHPLAGHTLRYQVTILDVREATRAELAKGHPLPPGTEHRSVEDRKVL; from the coding sequence ATGTCGATTACCGCCCATCAGGTAGTGACCTTGCACTACGTGCTTAGCGATGTGCTCAGCGATGGCAGCACCCGCGTGTTGGATGACTCCCAGGCGCGTCAACAACCTTTGGAGTATCTGCACGGCCACGACAACATTCTGCCGGGCCTGGAGCGTGATTTGGCCGGTAAAACGGCAGGCGACGAGCTGCGCGTTACGCTGGCACCCGCCGACGCGTATGGCGTGCGTAACGAAGACCTGGTGCAAGAGGTGAGCCGCGCCTCGTTTGGCGGTGCGGCGATCGAACCCGGCAGCCGGTTTCAGACCGAGGGTGAGGCTGGCCCGCAGATCGTCACGGTGCTCGCCATCGACGGCGATAACGTCACCGTGGACACCAACCATCCGTTGGCAGGCCACACGCTGCGCTATCAGGTGACGATTTTGGACGTTCGTGAGGCGACCCGTGCCGAGCTTGCCAAAGGCCACCCGCTGCCCCCAGGCACCGAGCACCGTAGCGTAGAAGACCGCAAAGTTCTTTAA
- a CDS encoding group 1 truncated hemoglobin — MRLHHSLQSISRGTLVAGALVGVLALAGCAQHAQQATLYERMGGQPTIDAVVENLLYRIADDEEIVSYFANSNIDLFAASLATQLCDVADGPCQYDGPPMDRAHQTMGITDAHFNRVVEYLDAAMIEENVPLAARNDMLGRLAPMYDDVMRLQ, encoded by the coding sequence ATGAGACTGCATCACTCTTTGCAAAGCATTTCGCGGGGCACGCTAGTGGCCGGGGCGCTGGTCGGCGTGTTGGCGCTGGCCGGGTGTGCCCAGCACGCACAGCAGGCCACGCTGTATGAACGTATGGGCGGCCAGCCCACTATCGATGCGGTGGTCGAGAACTTGCTTTACCGCATTGCCGATGACGAGGAGATCGTCAGCTACTTTGCCAACAGCAATATCGACCTGTTCGCTGCTTCGCTAGCAACGCAGCTCTGCGATGTGGCCGACGGCCCCTGTCAGTACGATGGCCCGCCCATGGACCGCGCTCACCAAACCATGGGCATCACCGATGCGCACTTTAACCGCGTGGTGGAGTACCTGGACGCCGCCATGATCGAAGAGAACGTCCCCCTCGCCGCGCGTAACGATATGCTGGGCCGTCTAGCACCGATGTACGACGACGTCATGCGCTTGCAGTGA
- a CDS encoding AmpG family muropeptide MFS transporter: MPTPTPQRSWLAALGIYCKAPVITMLFLGFSAGLPFLLVFSTLSAWLRSDGVDVAAIGFFAWIGMLYSIKFFWAPVVDRLALPLLTRAFGQRRGWMLLAQGMIAAGLIGLAGVDPVGNLGWVAAFALLVAFGSATQDIAIDAYRIESANDDVQAAMASTYIIGYRGGLLAAGAGALYVASAVSWHAAYLTMAALVGIGVLTVLIRPEPQRASLTVQLIHEPKVRAFIRDSRGQPKPLRRMGAWVIGAIVCPFTDFFRRFGVKAMGILLFIAVFRISDLAMASMANPLYIDLGFSLATIANVTNIFGIAMSIAGGILGGLLVARYGIGPLLIFGAGLVMVTNLLFAVLALIGNQVPMLVVTIIGDNLANGLASAVFIAFLSSLTSRAYTATQYALFSSLMTLPGKFLSGFGGIVVSAQGYATFFVVATLLGLPAIVLAIWISRDKQLVPAPVNGAGQ; this comes from the coding sequence ATGCCCACCCCGACTCCCCAGCGCAGTTGGCTGGCGGCGCTTGGTATTTACTGCAAAGCGCCAGTGATCACCATGCTGTTTTTAGGCTTTTCCGCTGGCCTGCCCTTTTTACTGGTGTTTTCCACGCTCTCTGCCTGGCTGCGTAGCGATGGCGTCGACGTTGCCGCTATCGGCTTTTTTGCCTGGATCGGGATGCTCTACTCGATCAAATTCTTCTGGGCACCTGTCGTGGACCGGCTTGCTCTACCGCTACTGACGCGGGCGTTTGGGCAACGACGAGGCTGGATGCTGCTGGCCCAAGGCATGATTGCCGCTGGCCTCATTGGCTTAGCGGGCGTCGACCCCGTGGGTAATTTGGGCTGGGTGGCCGCCTTTGCGCTGCTGGTGGCGTTTGGCTCTGCGACGCAGGATATTGCGATAGACGCTTACCGTATCGAATCCGCCAATGACGATGTCCAAGCGGCCATGGCCTCCACCTATATCATCGGCTATCGCGGCGGGCTGCTGGCGGCGGGTGCCGGTGCGCTGTATGTGGCTTCGGCGGTGTCGTGGCACGCCGCCTACCTCACCATGGCGGCTCTGGTCGGCATTGGCGTGCTCACCGTCTTGATTCGACCGGAGCCCCAACGCGCTTCGCTGACCGTGCAGCTCATCCACGAGCCCAAAGTGCGCGCCTTCATCCGCGACAGCCGGGGCCAGCCGAAACCGCTGCGGCGTATGGGCGCCTGGGTGATTGGCGCCATCGTGTGCCCGTTTACCGACTTCTTTCGTCGCTTTGGCGTGAAGGCGATGGGCATTTTGCTATTTATTGCCGTGTTTCGCATCAGCGACTTGGCCATGGCCTCAATGGCCAACCCGCTGTATATCGACTTGGGCTTTTCACTGGCGACCATTGCCAACGTCACCAATATATTTGGGATTGCCATGAGCATTGCCGGGGGGATTCTTGGCGGTCTACTGGTGGCCCGCTATGGCATTGGCCCACTGCTGATTTTTGGCGCAGGGCTGGTGATGGTCACCAACCTGTTGTTTGCGGTGCTTGCGCTGATTGGCAATCAGGTGCCGATGCTGGTGGTGACGATCATCGGTGATAACCTCGCTAACGGCCTCGCCAGCGCGGTATTCATCGCGTTTTTGTCGAGCTTGACCTCGCGCGCGTATACCGCCACGCAGTACGCGCTGTTTTCGTCACTGATGACGCTGCCAGGGAAATTCCTCAGCGGGTTTGGTGGGATCGTCGTGAGTGCCCAGGGCTATGCCACGTTCTTCGTTGTGGCCACGCTGCTCGGCCTACCCGCCATTGTGCTGGCGATCTGGATCAGCCGCGACAAGCAGCTCGTGCCTGCCCCGGTGAACGGGGCAGGCCAATAA
- a CDS encoding diguanylate cyclase, which yields MSTEPEKPPEPPVRWRSGRLFTWLSLSLMSFVGLMVLIVYEARWVYPEIQAYFSQTGSLTGQQLATRARGYVQRAQEELLVATSPLEVGNARHSLELAYGLFDVDIYRQKYACTAPSLALMDDIADLLDTEQIDPFDAAHALFVPVQCLTSIEMNQLDRRGMAINDFSSSTRRHNQVMTYSSVLIFALGLLFWVMHQRQLKRTERANAEKFAWMARAMRDPLTGIGNRSALYQDVARYSGRSMGLILVDIDFFKQYNDALGHPEGDRLLRRLATLLEDALGEEARLYRLGGDEFAALLPCPSDQALTQFCEALQVGLEAAQCPHPAHPDNKDLTLSIGGARFVADATSFAGAYAAADKALYQVKTAGRDGWQITASA from the coding sequence ATGTCTACCGAGCCTGAGAAGCCGCCCGAGCCGCCGGTTCGCTGGAGATCGGGCAGGCTGTTTACCTGGCTCTCGCTGAGCTTGATGAGCTTCGTGGGGCTGATGGTGCTGATCGTCTACGAAGCACGCTGGGTCTATCCGGAAATCCAGGCGTACTTTAGCCAGACCGGCAGCCTGACGGGCCAGCAGTTGGCCACCCGGGCTCGGGGGTACGTGCAGCGTGCCCAAGAGGAGCTGCTCGTCGCGACGTCGCCGTTGGAGGTTGGCAATGCCCGCCACTCGTTGGAATTAGCCTATGGGCTCTTCGACGTAGATATCTATCGGCAGAAGTACGCCTGCACCGCCCCCAGTCTAGCGCTCATGGATGACATCGCCGACCTGCTCGACACCGAGCAAATCGACCCCTTCGACGCCGCCCACGCGCTGTTCGTACCGGTGCAGTGCTTGACCAGTATCGAAATGAATCAGCTCGACCGTCGTGGTATGGCCATCAACGACTTTTCATCCAGCACTCGCCGTCACAACCAAGTAATGACCTACTCCAGTGTGCTGATTTTTGCCCTTGGCCTGCTGTTCTGGGTCATGCACCAACGTCAGCTCAAACGCACCGAGCGAGCGAACGCAGAAAAATTTGCCTGGATGGCCAGGGCCATGCGCGACCCGCTGACCGGCATCGGTAATCGGAGCGCGCTCTATCAGGACGTGGCGAGGTATTCGGGGCGCTCCATGGGGCTGATTCTGGTCGATATCGATTTTTTCAAGCAGTACAACGATGCCCTCGGTCACCCTGAGGGAGATCGCCTGCTCCGCCGACTGGCGACGCTGCTGGAGGATGCCCTGGGCGAAGAGGCCCGGCTCTACCGGCTGGGAGGCGATGAGTTCGCGGCGCTGCTGCCATGCCCCAGCGACCAAGCGCTAACCCAATTTTGTGAGGCGCTGCAGGTGGGGTTAGAGGCCGCCCAATGTCCTCATCCTGCGCATCCTGATAATAAAGATTTGACTTTGAGCATTGGGGGCGCGCGCTTTGTGGCCGATGCCACCTCCTTTGCTGGGGCCTATGCAGCGGCCGACAAAGCGCTTTATCAAGTGAAAACCGCTGGGCGAGATGGCTGGCAAATCACTGCAAGCGCATGA
- a CDS encoding EAL domain-containing protein, translated as MRFRTRLTIVLLTVVIISQLATGVAFLRATQNDALAKGNQRLEVGARVFQQLLSIRGEQLLGNVAILADDFGFKSAVATQDTATLYSVLANHGDRAQADMVMLSDLSGNILASSHHEQNSAMPFPGLFQRAQQTGSGVGVVIDNGEPYEFVLLPVRAPNLIGWIGMGFLINENVTEEINALTGLEISIVTYNASGDISYLASSHQEQLAMSLMSDSGSQLMEGAYTTSNQLSLDDDYLSYATTLMANQRYQSFALIQLSRNELLGAYSQLQWQLLSIVALMVLLTLAVALWSARSISRPLIALAQAAKRIGQGERIDDISSGSTVTETNQLATTLLSMQEDIAEREASLLHQSRHDLLTNLPNRVSAFEDLQRFIVLGKPFTLLRLSINDFRDINDTFGYELGDHLLVTLADRLQRLGAPVEKAYRLDGDELMLMIDAPELREHMREEIIAEISEPVSLEKSLIVPALSAGEVNYPVHGDNAQLLLRRSDIALDQARRHRRPHERYVEGQDEQHLRQLMLIRDLQEAVDNGELWMAYQPKVDTITGNVCQFEALMRWRHPTLGFVPPDEFIGLAERSGNIGLLSDWMLAHVCEQLYHWKRQGRHLSVAINLSASDVIDPGLPMHIHELFESYGLTPDQLALEVTESAVMQDVNAATETLMALSQMGLKIAVDDYGTGYSSLAQIRRLPVDELKIDKSFVLTLDTQQEDLTIVRSTIEMGHHLGLKIVAEGVENSTSAALLSQLHCDYLQGYWISKPMPAEAVTDWLDQFKTLSLSAAVTH; from the coding sequence ATGCGCTTTCGCACGCGACTCACGATAGTTCTGTTGACGGTTGTGATCATTTCGCAACTGGCAACGGGCGTCGCGTTTTTGCGCGCGACGCAAAACGATGCACTGGCGAAAGGCAACCAGCGTTTGGAGGTGGGCGCCCGCGTGTTTCAACAGCTGTTGAGCATTCGTGGCGAGCAGCTGTTGGGTAACGTGGCCATCCTCGCCGACGACTTTGGCTTCAAAAGTGCCGTCGCCACCCAGGATACGGCAACCCTTTATTCGGTGCTGGCCAACCACGGTGACCGTGCCCAGGCCGACATGGTGATGCTCAGCGATTTGAGCGGTAACATTCTGGCCAGCAGCCACCATGAACAGAACAGTGCCATGCCCTTTCCAGGCCTGTTCCAGCGTGCTCAGCAAACCGGTAGCGGCGTCGGCGTGGTGATCGATAATGGCGAACCTTATGAGTTCGTGCTGTTACCGGTGCGCGCACCCAACCTGATTGGATGGATCGGCATGGGGTTTCTGATCAACGAAAACGTGACCGAAGAGATCAATGCGCTCACCGGGCTGGAAATCAGCATTGTCACCTATAACGCCAGCGGCGATATCAGCTATCTCGCCAGCTCCCACCAAGAGCAGCTCGCCATGAGTTTAATGAGCGATAGTGGCTCTCAGCTGATGGAGGGTGCCTACACCACCAGCAACCAGCTATCGCTGGACGATGACTACCTCTCTTACGCAACGACGCTCATGGCAAACCAGCGGTATCAATCCTTTGCCCTCATTCAGCTCTCCCGGAATGAGCTGTTGGGTGCATACAGCCAGCTACAGTGGCAGCTACTGAGCATCGTCGCGCTGATGGTACTGCTCACCCTGGCCGTGGCGCTATGGAGTGCACGCAGTATCAGCAGGCCGCTGATTGCGTTAGCGCAGGCCGCGAAGCGTATCGGTCAGGGCGAGCGCATCGATGACATTTCGAGCGGCAGCACGGTGACCGAGACCAATCAACTGGCGACGACGCTGCTCTCCATGCAGGAGGACATTGCCGAGCGGGAGGCCTCACTGCTCCACCAGTCGCGTCACGATCTGCTGACCAACCTACCCAACCGGGTCAGTGCCTTCGAAGATCTCCAGCGTTTTATCGTATTGGGGAAGCCTTTTACGCTGCTGCGTTTGTCCATCAATGACTTTCGCGACATCAACGACACCTTCGGTTACGAACTCGGCGACCACCTGTTAGTGACCTTGGCCGACCGTTTACAGCGCTTGGGCGCTCCCGTGGAAAAAGCGTACCGCCTGGATGGTGATGAGCTCATGCTGATGATCGACGCGCCCGAGTTACGCGAGCACATGCGCGAAGAGATCATCGCAGAGATCAGCGAGCCGGTGAGTCTGGAAAAATCGCTGATCGTCCCAGCGCTCTCTGCCGGTGAGGTCAACTACCCCGTCCATGGCGATAACGCGCAGCTACTGCTGCGCCGCTCGGATATCGCCCTCGACCAAGCGCGCCGCCATCGTCGCCCTCACGAGCGCTACGTCGAGGGTCAAGACGAGCAGCACCTGCGCCAGCTGATGCTGATTCGCGATCTCCAGGAAGCCGTCGACAACGGCGAACTATGGATGGCCTACCAGCCCAAAGTCGATACCATCACGGGCAACGTTTGCCAATTCGAAGCACTGATGCGCTGGCGTCATCCAACGCTCGGCTTTGTGCCTCCCGACGAATTCATCGGTTTGGCCGAGCGCTCGGGCAATATTGGACTGCTCTCCGACTGGATGCTGGCCCACGTATGTGAGCAGCTTTACCACTGGAAACGCCAGGGGCGGCATCTTTCGGTAGCGATCAACCTCTCCGCAAGCGATGTCATCGATCCTGGCCTGCCGATGCACATCCATGAGTTGTTCGAGAGTTATGGCTTGACGCCCGACCAGCTCGCGCTGGAAGTCACCGAAAGTGCCGTGATGCAGGATGTGAATGCCGCCACCGAAACGCTGATGGCGCTCAGCCAAATGGGACTGAAAATTGCCGTGGATGACTACGGCACCGGCTACTCGTCGCTGGCACAAATCAGACGGCTGCCGGTGGATGAGCTGAAAATCGACAAATCGTTCGTCTTGACGCTGGATACTCAGCAAGAAGATCTCACCATCGTTCGCTCGACCATCGAAATGGGCCACCACCTTGGGCTCAAGATCGTCGCCGAAGGCGTCGAGAACAGCACCAGTGCGGCGCTATTGAGCCAACTGCACTGCGATTATCTTCAGGGGTACTGGATCTCCAAACCCATGCCAGCGGAGGCCGTTACCGACTGGCTGGACCAATTCAAGACGCTATCACTCTCAGCCGCGGTCACTCACTAA
- a CDS encoding DUF3034 family protein, whose protein sequence is MRNTGSSKRRAIVAATALGALLAATASMAGSRILGTGAVSAIEGAAGGGLSPWAVLSSTASDDEIGVTAAATRAWVDDYQLTVTGANVNLHDRMEFSIARQTFELSTLGGELEQDIYGAKVRLFGDVLYHPLGVWSAGVMHKRLVDGTVPTALGADDVNGTDAYLSASKLLFNAFLGRNVLLNGTLRNTSANQGGLLGFGGDQGGHAWMAEGSVGVFVTPSWVVGTEYRQKPDNLSVADEEDWQSVYSAYFFNKHVSLTGAWLDLGDIAGLPSQRGGYLSLQAAF, encoded by the coding sequence ATGCGCAACACCGGCTCATCAAAACGGCGCGCGATCGTCGCGGCGACCGCACTTGGCGCGCTACTGGCTGCCACCGCTAGCATGGCGGGCAGCCGTATCCTAGGCACCGGTGCGGTCAGTGCCATCGAGGGAGCCGCGGGGGGCGGCCTTTCTCCTTGGGCCGTGCTGTCTAGCACCGCCAGCGACGACGAAATAGGCGTCACCGCAGCGGCAACGCGGGCGTGGGTCGATGACTACCAGCTCACCGTGACGGGCGCCAACGTCAATCTCCATGACCGTATGGAGTTTTCCATCGCCCGTCAGACCTTCGAGCTATCGACGCTGGGCGGAGAGCTGGAGCAGGACATTTATGGCGCTAAAGTCCGCCTCTTTGGCGATGTGCTCTACCACCCGCTCGGCGTGTGGAGCGCTGGCGTGATGCACAAGCGCTTGGTGGATGGCACCGTACCTACGGCGCTCGGTGCCGATGACGTGAACGGTACCGACGCCTATCTCAGTGCAAGCAAACTACTCTTCAACGCCTTCCTGGGTCGGAACGTGCTGCTCAACGGCACGTTGCGCAATACCTCGGCCAACCAAGGCGGCCTGCTGGGCTTTGGCGGCGACCAGGGCGGCCACGCCTGGATGGCAGAGGGCAGTGTCGGGGTCTTCGTAACACCGAGTTGGGTCGTGGGTACCGAATATCGTCAAAAGCCGGATAACCTGAGCGTTGCCGACGAAGAGGATTGGCAGAGCGTCTACAGCGCATACTTCTTCAACAAACACGTGTCGCTGACCGGCGCCTGGCTGGATTTGGGCGATATTGCGGGGCTGCCCTCTCAGCGTGGCGGCTACCTCTCCTTACAGGCGGCCTTCTAA
- a CDS encoding SEC-C domain-containing protein, producing MLAVWVDQLLGFASGALSAIRQQEHYPDFMTWVRADGAEAFNGDLATAQALAPILWSQTPLERLAFASEPLATPGRNEPCWCDSGRKYKQCCYRVSFPTEIPEQMMWMLSLREWKGATLKAALESQQAPAQALLEAGLIAAESGQTGRSMQILESLFDGSDWSRLPEQAEPAFEILLDIYQERGFTRKRADLLDDVMERGPLFLRGVALERLCLMHLDNDDLDSARAAFVKAQQALPDSPTLAYIEAMLLLHEGHEAEAKERANFWYRRLVRQGDLDEDQLEFLAALADNPGATLADQLLSAEEDMATPLVSLQALLAALPVAPKLAIEQDAESGRLHYTTTAREETLFAAWHEQFQVMVDEDVALGFRDDPWGNAVEWMSALCAHPEWLDAPQVVQDLTLALTSRFGSLPWMAPTLLEPLALRLSRWLEQARAAGDGSLCWDDADNAMLLRTGLALVVGMERGARQHSRELAEELLAIDQEDSLGLRELVLDQLLRDHRNEEALALTEEPQKDDGSLVLGLLMGRTLALYRLGQQAAAEIAIQDVMAHNRHALELICAENPRPSMPHADGQVDPGSRAEAWQYRTLMRDQWRTTPGALEWLANHR from the coding sequence ATGCTGGCGGTATGGGTCGATCAACTGCTGGGATTTGCCTCTGGGGCACTCTCGGCAATCAGGCAGCAGGAGCACTACCCCGATTTCATGACGTGGGTACGTGCCGACGGCGCTGAAGCATTCAACGGCGATCTGGCGACCGCACAAGCGCTGGCGCCCATTCTGTGGTCGCAAACGCCGTTGGAGCGGCTGGCGTTCGCTAGCGAGCCGTTGGCGACACCCGGCCGCAACGAGCCGTGCTGGTGCGATTCTGGACGCAAGTACAAGCAGTGCTGCTACCGCGTGAGTTTTCCCACGGAAATCCCCGAACAGATGATGTGGATGCTCTCGCTGCGCGAATGGAAAGGCGCGACCCTGAAAGCGGCCCTGGAAAGCCAGCAGGCCCCGGCGCAAGCATTGCTGGAAGCCGGGCTGATCGCCGCTGAAAGCGGCCAGACGGGCCGTTCCATGCAGATTTTGGAGTCGCTGTTCGATGGCAGCGACTGGTCGCGCCTGCCGGAGCAGGCTGAACCCGCCTTCGAGATCCTGTTGGATATCTATCAAGAGCGTGGCTTTACTCGCAAGCGTGCCGACTTGCTGGACGACGTGATGGAGCGAGGGCCGCTCTTTTTGCGCGGCGTCGCTCTGGAGCGGCTATGTTTGATGCACCTGGATAACGACGATCTGGATAGCGCTCGCGCGGCGTTCGTCAAAGCCCAGCAGGCGCTGCCCGACTCTCCGACGCTGGCCTACATCGAGGCCATGCTGCTGCTCCACGAAGGCCACGAAGCCGAGGCCAAAGAGCGGGCTAACTTCTGGTACCGCCGATTGGTGCGCCAGGGAGACCTGGACGAAGATCAGCTCGAATTCCTGGCCGCGTTGGCGGATAACCCCGGTGCCACACTGGCCGATCAGCTGCTGAGTGCCGAAGAAGACATGGCGACGCCGCTGGTGTCGCTACAAGCGCTGCTGGCAGCGCTGCCCGTGGCTCCCAAACTCGCCATCGAGCAGGATGCCGAGTCCGGCCGCCTGCACTACACCACTACCGCCCGCGAAGAGACGCTGTTTGCCGCTTGGCACGAGCAGTTTCAGGTCATGGTGGACGAAGACGTGGCGCTAGGCTTCCGTGATGACCCCTGGGGTAATGCGGTGGAGTGGATGTCGGCACTGTGTGCGCATCCTGAATGGCTAGACGCGCCCCAGGTCGTGCAGGATCTGACGCTGGCGCTGACCAGCCGCTTCGGCAGCTTGCCGTGGATGGCTCCCACGCTGCTAGAGCCACTGGCGTTACGCTTGTCTCGCTGGTTGGAGCAGGCCCGCGCCGCCGGAGATGGCAGCCTTTGCTGGGACGACGCCGATAATGCCATGCTGCTGCGCACCGGATTGGCGCTGGTCGTCGGGATGGAGCGCGGTGCCCGCCAGCACTCACGGGAGCTGGCCGAAGAGCTGCTGGCGATCGATCAGGAAGACAGCCTAGGTCTGAGGGAACTGGTGCTGGACCAGTTGCTCCGTGACCACCGTAACGAAGAGGCACTGGCACTGACCGAAGAGCCCCAGAAAGACGATGGTTCATTGGTGCTAGGGCTTCTGATGGGGCGCACGCTGGCGCTCTATCGGTTAGGCCAGCAGGCAGCGGCGGAAATCGCCATTCAAGACGTCATGGCACACAACCGCCATGCACTGGAGCTGATCTGCGCCGAGAACCCCAGACCTTCCATGCCCCACGCCGATGGGCAGGTCGACCCTGGCTCCCGAGCCGAAGCATGGCAGTACCGCACGCTGATGCGTGACCAGTGGCGCACGACTCCTGGGGCGCTGGAGTGGCTAGCCAACCACCGCTGA